Proteins encoded within one genomic window of Candidatus Thiodiazotropha endoloripes:
- a CDS encoding ATP phosphoribosyltransferase regulatory subunit, translating to MMENERWILPDGIDEVLPQEAQVVESKRRELLDLYRSWGYDYVIPPFVEFLDSLLTGTGSDLDLNTFKLTDQMSGRLMGIRADITPQAARIDANRIQAQHPTRLCYLGTVLHTRSDGFAGTRSPLQIGAELYGHCGIESDIEILRLMMETLNKTGVEDVYLDLGHVGVFKGLAEQAGLNKRQETELFDALQRKALAEIETLLASFDIAEEPAAMLLRLGELNGDKALSQAREELKQASPKVIEALDYLQAVADQIAQWLPDVPVHFDLAELRGYHFHTGVVFAAFVPGNGKEIARGGRYDAIGSVFGRGRPATGFSTDLKNLIRVAQPELQITDEMVIFAPASEDPALTQEIARLRGEGHRVISALPGQSGGAAEMGCQQQLQWLDGRWQLISV from the coding sequence TCTCTATCGCAGCTGGGGTTACGACTATGTCATCCCGCCGTTTGTCGAGTTTCTGGACTCCCTGCTGACTGGAACCGGCAGTGACCTGGACCTGAATACTTTCAAACTGACAGACCAGATGAGCGGCAGGCTGATGGGGATTCGTGCCGATATCACCCCTCAGGCGGCACGCATCGACGCCAATCGAATCCAGGCGCAACATCCCACCAGACTCTGTTATTTAGGCACTGTCCTGCATACCCGCTCCGATGGTTTTGCCGGCACCCGTAGCCCATTGCAGATCGGTGCTGAGCTGTATGGACACTGCGGCATCGAGAGTGACATCGAGATCCTGCGGCTGATGATGGAGACATTGAATAAGACCGGGGTCGAAGATGTCTATCTCGACCTGGGGCATGTGGGCGTATTCAAGGGGCTGGCGGAACAGGCCGGTTTGAATAAACGCCAGGAGACGGAGTTGTTCGATGCTCTGCAGCGTAAGGCCCTGGCGGAAATTGAGACCCTGTTGGCCTCGTTTGATATCGCCGAGGAACCTGCTGCCATGCTGCTGCGTCTCGGGGAGCTGAATGGGGACAAGGCATTGAGCCAGGCTCGAGAGGAGCTCAAACAGGCTTCACCGAAAGTGATTGAGGCCCTGGACTATCTGCAGGCCGTGGCCGACCAGATTGCACAATGGTTACCCGATGTGCCGGTACACTTCGATCTGGCGGAACTGCGAGGCTATCACTTTCATACCGGGGTTGTATTCGCAGCCTTTGTGCCGGGGAATGGCAAGGAGATCGCCAGGGGAGGACGCTACGATGCCATCGGCAGCGTATTTGGACGTGGCAGACCGGCAACCGGTTTCAGTACGGATCTGAAGAACCTGATCCGGGTTGCACAGCCCGAATTGCAGATCACCGATGAAATGGTGATATTTGCACCGGCCTCCGAAGATCCGGCACTCACCCAGGAGATTGCACGACTGCGTGGTGAGGGTCACCGGGTAATCAGTGCTTTGCCAGGTCAATCCGGAGGAGCGGCCGAGATGGGCTGCCAACAGCAGCTGCAGTGGTTGGATGGCCGCTGGCAACTTATTTCTGTTTGA
- a CDS encoding PilZ domain-containing protein: MEHRCDHRKLLSCEITIKDRKLGKLKGKVRNISLSGMLVDIGEESQQINTIVEVSFPVEACGGTSQCHAKAMVVHQQSGCLGLMFSELDSSVRQMLRKALYGYATVAERAYLYQGYKATRNPDPVKNQRASIY; encoded by the coding sequence ATGGAACACAGATGTGATCACAGAAAACTACTTTCATGTGAGATCACCATCAAAGATCGCAAACTCGGTAAACTGAAAGGGAAAGTTCGTAATATAAGTCTCAGTGGCATGTTAGTTGATATTGGTGAGGAGTCACAACAGATTAATACAATTGTTGAGGTCTCATTCCCAGTCGAAGCCTGCGGCGGTACCAGTCAGTGTCATGCTAAAGCCATGGTTGTACATCAACAATCGGGTTGTCTGGGGCTTATGTTCAGTGAGCTGGATTCCAGTGTCAGGCAGATGCTTCGAAAAGCGCTCTACGGATATGCCACAGTGGCAGAGAGAGCCTATCTCTATCAGGGTTATAAAGCCACCAGAAATCCCGATCCGGTGAAAAACCAGAGAGCATCAATATACTGA
- a CDS encoding PAS domain-containing sensor histidine kinase has translation MNALRSSKWQAKLAAVPLPALSLLVGILCGLLMWLVLEPIQDRRLANLFHDELVRRLDVRAVETRHRFEQFLQEWRKVGSGLSNHWRIRNYLGSNAWHQSKNSDTQAILHQQTPEWLDPGYPKLNSIEPKHVVLLDNRATPREIYQKQSLSFDLDQLFEFYSGRNEALVTLIDQVPYLLVWSNVSYLEDDLAAVLLLIVPVDDQFLLESQSMTHDSDTLIALVDANTLKLLSSSNREMIARNSHLNDWHENYLLTSQAITRFQSMEQSLLFTTLVSRDAVEKTILNITKLAQQDRFLAALVYIIAFSVIFYLISAKISHVLIRISRFGQQALGIEQPVTKKGNQLLLLEDWVKAFFRQLISARDTLRNKQEERLRETEVLKSALFDNSMVSIVTLNQEGIIVEVNGTAFKTFGYSRSQLIGRHLEEMAIHPNDRERFRAMLTACISMSASNSKCRGQAMQAVTVNGEEKSVECSVISIRLQQQTVFNVYLRDISGQKQAQREITSLAKLASENPSPVLRINKRGVIVYANAASEPLMGYWDCERGQTLPLYWKNLVASSLKEGTTKEYEINLDSQIFSLQLAPILELEYVNIYGRDITRIRMAEMQSRQHQSELVHVCRLSTMGEMSTGLAHELNQPLSAIVNFASGCVRRMQSGKGGEPEIIDAIAQITAQAERAGEIIKRLRTLVGKRPQEHEVVNLNHLVLEVASFIEFEANRQHVEVILELSEGVLPVEVDLVQIEQVMLNLVRNAIDAMKQVDQNQRRLVLKTGRMSAREVQVLVQDSGSGIPEQTQKHLFDAFFSTKKSGMGMGLPISQKIMQDHKGMIEVESEYGHGATFRLVLPSDPTIELPGF, from the coding sequence ATGAATGCATTGAGAAGCTCAAAATGGCAGGCGAAACTGGCTGCCGTTCCACTCCCTGCGCTCTCCCTGCTGGTTGGGATCTTGTGTGGTCTTTTGATGTGGCTGGTATTGGAGCCGATCCAGGACAGACGACTGGCAAACCTGTTTCATGATGAACTGGTCAGAAGACTCGATGTGCGGGCGGTTGAGACCCGCCATCGGTTTGAACAGTTTTTGCAGGAGTGGCGCAAGGTGGGGAGTGGGTTGTCGAACCATTGGCGCATCAGGAACTATCTTGGTTCAAATGCATGGCATCAGAGTAAGAACTCGGATACACAGGCGATCCTCCACCAGCAGACACCGGAGTGGCTGGATCCCGGCTACCCCAAACTCAACTCCATCGAGCCGAAACACGTGGTGTTACTGGATAATCGGGCGACGCCAAGGGAGATCTATCAGAAACAGTCACTCTCATTCGATCTGGACCAGTTGTTTGAATTCTACTCGGGACGCAATGAGGCGCTGGTTACACTGATCGATCAGGTACCCTATCTACTGGTCTGGTCGAATGTCTCCTATCTGGAAGACGATCTGGCTGCGGTCCTGCTGCTGATTGTTCCGGTGGATGATCAGTTTCTATTGGAATCACAATCGATGACCCATGATTCCGATACCCTGATTGCTCTGGTGGACGCCAACACACTGAAGCTGTTATCCAGCAGCAATCGGGAGATGATCGCAAGAAACTCCCATTTGAATGACTGGCATGAGAACTATCTGCTGACATCCCAGGCGATCACCCGGTTTCAGTCGATGGAGCAGAGCCTGCTGTTCACAACGCTGGTCTCCCGTGATGCGGTGGAAAAGACCATTCTCAACATCACCAAACTGGCCCAGCAGGATCGATTTCTTGCGGCACTGGTCTATATCATCGCCTTTTCTGTCATCTTCTATCTGATATCGGCCAAGATAAGCCATGTGCTGATCCGGATTTCCCGATTCGGCCAGCAAGCACTGGGAATCGAACAGCCGGTAACCAAAAAAGGCAACCAGTTGCTGTTGTTGGAGGATTGGGTGAAAGCCTTCTTTCGGCAGTTGATCAGTGCCCGCGATACGCTGCGCAATAAACAGGAAGAGCGGTTGCGTGAGACAGAGGTGCTGAAAAGTGCTCTGTTCGATAACTCAATGGTCTCGATCGTGACGCTGAATCAGGAGGGCATAATCGTTGAGGTCAATGGTACAGCGTTCAAAACATTCGGTTACAGCCGCAGCCAGTTGATCGGTCGTCATCTTGAAGAGATGGCGATACATCCCAACGACCGGGAGCGCTTTCGGGCGATGCTCACGGCCTGCATCAGCATGTCGGCCTCGAACAGCAAATGCAGAGGGCAGGCGATGCAGGCTGTCACGGTGAATGGTGAGGAGAAATCCGTTGAGTGTTCTGTCATCTCGATCCGTCTGCAGCAACAGACGGTATTCAATGTCTATCTGCGGGATATCTCGGGGCAAAAACAGGCTCAGCGTGAAATCACCAGTCTGGCAAAACTGGCCAGTGAAAACCCCAGTCCGGTGTTGCGTATCAACAAACGTGGTGTGATTGTCTATGCCAACGCCGCCAGTGAACCGCTGATGGGCTATTGGGATTGTGAACGGGGTCAGACACTGCCGCTGTACTGGAAAAACCTGGTTGCCAGCTCATTGAAAGAGGGAACCACCAAAGAGTATGAAATCAATCTGGACAGTCAGATCTTTTCCCTGCAGCTTGCGCCAATCCTGGAACTCGAATATGTCAACATCTACGGCCGGGACATCACACGAATCCGCATGGCTGAGATGCAGAGCCGACAGCACCAATCCGAACTGGTGCATGTCTGCCGGCTCAGCACCATGGGTGAGATGTCCACAGGTCTGGCGCATGAGCTGAATCAACCACTCTCTGCCATCGTCAACTTCGCCAGTGGTTGCGTTCGCCGGATGCAATCCGGGAAAGGGGGTGAGCCGGAGATCATCGATGCGATTGCTCAGATAACCGCTCAGGCTGAGCGGGCGGGGGAGATCATCAAGCGTTTGAGAACCCTGGTTGGCAAACGACCCCAGGAGCATGAAGTGGTCAATCTCAACCACTTGGTGTTGGAGGTGGCGTCATTTATAGAATTTGAAGCCAACCGACAGCATGTGGAAGTGATACTGGAGTTGTCGGAGGGCGTGCTACCGGTCGAAGTGGACCTGGTACAGATTGAACAGGTGATGTTGAATCTGGTACGCAATGCCATCGATGCAATGAAACAAGTTGATCAGAATCAACGGCGACTGGTACTGAAAACCGGTAGAATGAGTGCCAGAGAGGTTCAGGTTTTAGTCCAGGACAGTGGTTCGGGGATACCGGAACAGACACAGAAACATCTTTTCGATGCATTCTTTTCTACTAAAAAGAGCGGTATGGGTATGGGATTACCAATCAGTCAAAAAATCATGCAGGATCACAAGGGAATGATTGAAGTAGAGTCTGAATATGGTCATGGAGCAACCTTCAGATTGGTTCTCCCTTCAGATCCAACAATTGAATTACCGGGTTTTTAG
- a CDS encoding RDD family protein, giving the protein MTEQPQSPHDLTDAVAPGLLRRLGAIFYDTLLLTALVFVATAAVTLPFGNPTGDWLLIFQIFLFEIIPLVFFCWFWIRGGQTLGMRAWRLKLVSMEGLPVDWKQALKRHFAAILSLLVFGFGFIWVVFDSDNMAWHDRLSGTRLILTKS; this is encoded by the coding sequence ATGACTGAACAACCACAGAGTCCCCATGACCTCACTGACGCTGTAGCTCCCGGACTGCTGAGGCGTCTGGGCGCAATCTTTTACGATACGCTTTTGCTCACAGCGTTGGTGTTTGTCGCCACTGCAGCAGTCACTCTGCCTTTTGGAAATCCGACTGGTGACTGGTTACTGATTTTTCAGATATTTCTCTTTGAAATCATACCGTTGGTATTCTTTTGCTGGTTCTGGATCAGGGGTGGTCAAACCTTGGGTATGCGTGCCTGGCGTCTCAAGCTGGTCTCAATGGAGGGCCTGCCAGTGGATTGGAAACAGGCGCTGAAACGCCACTTCGCAGCCATTCTCTCACTGTTGGTTTTCGGCTTCGGTTTTATCTGGGTGGTGTTCGATTCCGACAACATGGCCTGGCATGACAGACTCTCGGGAACCCGCCTGATTCTGACCAAAAGTTGA
- a CDS encoding adenylosuccinate synthase — MGKNVVVIGTQWGDEGKGKVVDLLTDKASAVVRFQGGHNAGHTLVIDGEQTVLHLIPSGVLREGVRCLIGNGVVLAPDALLEEIEMLEKGGVPASDRMGISESCPLILPYHIALDAAREKARGKKAIGTTGRGIGPAYEDKIARRGIRLGEIFDQAHISERLREVMEYHNFALKHLFEYGEVDYQEVLDQLLVQAERLKPMVEDVTGTLHQLRQDGKHVMFEGAQGALLDIDHGTYPYVTSSNTTAGGAATGTGIGPRYIDYVLGIVKAYTTRVGAGPFPTELFDEDGNHLGTKGHEFGATTGRKRRCGWLDSVALRRSLDINSVSGICITKLDVLDGLDKIKICVAYKLDGQEVTTPPCGADQFEKCEPVYIEMPGWQESTVGVTDYDQLPQAAREYLSKIESLCDTPIDIVSTGPDRNETIIRRHPFG; from the coding sequence ATGGGCAAGAATGTCGTAGTTATCGGAACACAGTGGGGAGACGAGGGCAAAGGCAAGGTTGTTGACCTGTTGACTGACAAGGCGTCTGCCGTCGTCAGATTTCAGGGGGGACACAATGCTGGGCATACCCTGGTTATCGATGGCGAGCAGACCGTACTGCATCTGATACCCTCGGGTGTGTTGCGTGAAGGGGTGCGTTGCCTGATCGGCAATGGTGTGGTGTTGGCACCGGATGCCCTGCTGGAGGAGATTGAAATGTTGGAGAAGGGCGGGGTCCCTGCCTCTGACAGAATGGGAATCTCCGAATCATGCCCACTGATTCTGCCCTATCACATCGCTCTGGATGCGGCGCGTGAAAAGGCCCGTGGCAAAAAAGCCATTGGTACCACTGGGCGCGGCATCGGGCCAGCCTATGAAGATAAAATCGCCAGGCGGGGCATCCGGCTCGGTGAGATCTTTGACCAGGCACACATCTCTGAGCGCCTGCGTGAAGTGATGGAGTACCATAATTTCGCGCTCAAACATCTGTTCGAGTATGGCGAAGTTGATTATCAGGAAGTGCTGGATCAGTTGTTGGTGCAAGCCGAACGTCTGAAGCCGATGGTCGAAGATGTTACCGGTACCCTGCATCAGCTGCGTCAGGATGGTAAACATGTGATGTTCGAAGGGGCCCAGGGCGCCCTGCTGGATATCGATCATGGCACCTATCCCTATGTCACATCCTCCAATACCACCGCTGGTGGCGCTGCAACCGGTACCGGTATCGGTCCCCGTTATATCGATTATGTTCTGGGTATCGTCAAAGCCTACACGACTCGTGTCGGCGCCGGTCCTTTTCCAACCGAGCTGTTTGATGAGGATGGCAATCACTTGGGTACGAAAGGTCATGAGTTTGGTGCCACCACCGGACGTAAGCGGCGTTGCGGCTGGTTGGACAGTGTGGCTCTGCGTCGTTCGCTTGATATCAACAGTGTCAGTGGTATCTGTATCACCAAACTCGATGTGCTGGACGGCCTGGACAAGATCAAGATCTGTGTCGCCTACAAGCTCGATGGCCAGGAAGTGACGACACCCCCCTGTGGTGCTGATCAGTTTGAAAAATGTGAGCCGGTCTACATCGAGATGCCGGGTTGGCAGGAGTCGACAGTCGGCGTTACCGATTACGATCAGTTGCCCCAGGCTGCCAGAGAGTATCTGAGTAAAATTGAATCCCTGTGCGATACGCCGATCGATATTGTCTCAACCGGACCTGATCGCAACGAGACTATCATTCGTCGTCATCCATTCGGCTAG